One window of the Bacteroidota bacterium genome contains the following:
- a CDS encoding ABC transporter permease gives MASVLRENIKISLRAIRSQLLRTILTVFIITIGITSLVGTLTSIDALKSSINSNFTSMGANTFTIRNREMTVRIGRNGKRPKAFRNITYQEAVDFSKAYNFPAKPSVSTFASGASTLKFESKKTNPNIRVFGGDENYMATSGYELDKGRNFSPNEILYGSPVVILGKDVLDALFTKKQDPIDKIITIGSGKYRIIGTLKSKGNSVGFGGDKVAILPLSNVRQYFSIPNMTFTINIMCNNSQLMEAAIGEAIGTFRVIRNLSAAEENNFEITKSDNLANLLIENMQKVTLGATIIGIITLLGAAIGLMNIMLVSVSERTREIGIRKAVGATRKVIRAQFLVEAVVICQLGGFAGTLLGIILGNMIALSFDISFIIPWGWIIMSILLCLFVGTLAGIYPAIKASKLDPIEALRFE, from the coding sequence ATGGCTTCGGTTTTAAGAGAAAATATTAAAATATCATTAAGAGCAATTCGTAGCCAGTTATTACGTACCATCCTTACTGTGTTTATCATTACGATTGGGATAACATCGTTAGTAGGCACACTCACGTCAATTGATGCATTAAAATCTTCCATCAACAGCAACTTCACCAGTATGGGTGCCAACACATTTACGATTCGAAATCGTGAAATGACTGTAAGAATTGGAAGAAACGGAAAGCGCCCAAAAGCGTTCAGAAATATTACCTACCAAGAAGCGGTGGATTTCAGTAAAGCTTATAATTTTCCTGCAAAACCATCCGTATCCACATTTGCTTCAGGTGCTTCCACATTAAAATTTGAGTCAAAAAAAACCAATCCCAACATTCGTGTATTTGGAGGTGATGAAAATTACATGGCTACGTCCGGTTACGAATTAGACAAAGGCCGAAATTTTTCCCCAAATGAAATTCTTTATGGAAGTCCGGTTGTTATTTTAGGAAAAGATGTGTTGGATGCTTTATTCACAAAAAAACAAGATCCGATTGACAAAATCATTACAATTGGAAGCGGGAAATACCGAATTATCGGCACCTTAAAATCAAAAGGAAACAGTGTTGGTTTTGGTGGCGACAAAGTAGCCATTTTACCTTTGAGCAATGTCCGTCAGTACTTTTCGATTCCGAACATGACTTTTACGATTAACATTATGTGCAACAATTCGCAACTGATGGAAGCCGCAATTGGTGAAGCAATCGGAACCTTTCGTGTTATTCGAAACTTGAGTGCCGCAGAAGAAAATAATTTCGAAATCACCAAAAGCGACAACCTTGCCAACTTGTTGATTGAGAATATGCAGAAAGTAACGCTCGGAGCAACAATTATCGGAATCATTACATTGTTGGGCGCAGCAATCGGTTTAATGAACATTATGCTGGTATCTGTTTCTGAGAGAACGCGCGAAATCGGAATTCGAAAAGCAGTGGGCGCGACAAGAAAAGTAATCCGTGCGCAATTTTTAGTAGAAGCTGTTGTAATTTGTCAACTAGGTGGATTTGCCGGCACCTTACTTGGAATTATTTTAGGAAACATGATTGCTCTCTCTTTTGATATCAGCTTTATTATTCCCTGGGGCTGGATTATCATGAGTATTCTTCTTTGTTTATTTGTTGGAACACTTGCAGGAATTTACCCAGCTATCAAAGCTTCCAAATTGGACCCGATTGAGGCGTTGAGGTTTGAGTAA
- a CDS encoding D-tyrosyl-tRNA(Tyr) deacylase, with protein MRVVIQRVSKASVTINGEIKSSIGLGLLVLLGIEDADTQEEIEWLSSKIINLRIFNDADGVMNVSVRDAGGDIILVSQFTLHASTKKGNRPSYIKAARPEVAIPLYEKMIVQLQTDLGKAIQTGEFGADMKVSLLNDGPVTIVIDSKNKE; from the coding sequence ATGAGAGTTGTAATACAAAGAGTTTCAAAAGCATCGGTTACCATTAATGGGGAAATAAAAAGTTCCATTGGTCTGGGATTGCTTGTTTTGTTAGGTATTGAAGATGCCGATACGCAAGAAGAAATTGAATGGTTAAGTTCAAAAATTATTAATCTTAGAATCTTTAATGATGCGGATGGTGTAATGAATGTGTCTGTGAGAGATGCAGGTGGAGACATCATTTTAGTTTCCCAATTCACATTACATGCGTCAACAAAAAAAGGAAATCGTCCTTCTTATATTAAAGCAGCGAGACCAGAAGTTGCAATTCCGCTATATGAAAAGATGATTGTTCAATTACAAACAGATTTAGGGAAAGCCATACAAACTGGTGAGTTTGGAGCCGATATGAAAGTGAGTTTGTTGAATGATGGTCCGGTTACGATTGTTATTGATAGTAAGAATAAGGAATAG